The following coding sequences are from one Eleginops maclovinus isolate JMC-PN-2008 ecotype Puerto Natales chromosome 11, JC_Emac_rtc_rv5, whole genome shotgun sequence window:
- the LOC134872612 gene encoding E3 ubiquitin-protein ligase RNF43, with translation MTVPQRRLAGLWPWLLMAALQVVLGQPGLESERPALRAVIKVSLLNQDSTGKPITLQGEFVRGSAGSAEGKLMQYHPLSLCNTSEDERQESDFITIVKLEHRVPRCLPLLDKARMALDKGARAVIFDVSDDANAAAELRETDSLPGPVVLVNAENAEELMGLVNKNEEAKVTIEILVEPPRWPHYDVGIMLTIVLAILTIVLIFAFRYKCKSNRTWDSVHQQTMRAISRLETKTYSSQGCSGSQRHRAAWGSASSSNSSPVCAICLDDFVDGQHLRIISCAHEFHKDCVDPWLLQHRTCPLCMHNIMGTERQPQRNSRQSQEQSQSFLHPQSYSSPHNHPFPQHAIPFSMRPHYPRGPSGPYPSLGHYPGSSPVDAQTLRFLSSRPLPSSCGYHLPAEGPGRPHRISGNCRTSTHHYTPRRSCHNNYRSSCPAQRSASSSRLQHTASSTPQPRGAPPHSRQDDGSCSGGSYHTERSGYLADGPASDSSSGPCHGSSSDSVLNCTDVSLQGVYGSWSTFRSSLSSDYDPFVYYGPGPGRGPRRSSLEEGAQARPRSLDSVVNKAGCPEEQPQTVFSHIHYHRHRHHHYEEGEHSQGPSRGSDEEQGAPADASASAAPVLDKDSPVCPPKHSPCQCPKPEPTDRSSPGAECQDPSSLTGPPVLVAPIPLQLQPHCCHQGHGHPPAPLGRVGGCVHDGPSVRFHQSLDLQDDRSIHIHYGQGPGFCCSPPELHPALLPVPLILDSGGMEEWPCYAGAHVVWQKRVQQARSEPQLLGPGASMDRPPCRFHHSPAADCNTDICLYCQTLHHNQGSEEESGV, from the exons tatcaccctctgtctctgtgcaaCACAAGTGAAGATGAACGACAGGAGAGTGACTTCATCACCATTGTCAAACTGGAGCACAGGGTACCCCGCTGTCTGCCGCTGCTCGATAAG GCTCGTATGGCATTGGACAAAGGAGCTCGGGCTGTGATCTTTGATGTTAGTGATGATGCCAATGCTGCTGCCGAG ctgagagAAACAGACTCCCTCCCCGGTCCCGTGGTGCTCGTGAACGCGGAGAATGCTGAGGAGTTGATGGGTTTGGTCAACAAGAACGAGGAGGCCAAAGTTACTATTGAGATCCTGGTGGAGCCGCCCAGATGG CCACATTACGATGTTGGTATCATGCTCACCATTGTCCTCGCGATTCTGACCATCGTCCTAATCTTCGCTTTCCGCTACAAGTGCAAGTCCAACCGGACCTGG GACTCTGTCCATCAGCAGACCATGCGTGCCATCAGTCGCCTGGAGACCAAGACGTACAGCTCGCAGGGCTGCTCAGGCTCCCAGCGGCACCGCGCAGCCTGGGGCTCAGCCAGCAGCTCCAACTCCAGCCCCGTCTGTGCCATCTGCCTGGATGACTTTGTGGACGGACAG CATCTGAGGATCATCTCCTGCGCTCACGAGTTCCACAAAGACTGCGTCGACCCCTGGCTGCTGCAGCACCGCACCTGTCCCCTCTGCATGCATAACATCATGG GGACGGAGCGGCAGCCCCAGAGGAACAGCCGACAGAGTCAGGAGCAGAGCCAGAGCTTCCTGCACCCTCAGTCCTACAGCAGCCCACACAACCACCCCTTCCCCCAGCACGCCATTCCTTTCTCTATGAGGCCCCACTATCCTCGGGGGCCTTCAGGACCGTACCCCTCTCTGGGCCACTACCCTGGCTCTTCTCCCGTAGACGCCCAGACGCTACGCTTCCTCAGCAGCAGGCCGCTCCCTTCCAGCTGTGGATACCACCTTCCTGCGGAGGGTCCCGGGAGGCCCCACAGGATTAGTGGTAACTGCAGGACTTCCACTCACCACTACACCCCCCGCCGGTCCTGCCACAACAACTACCGTTCCTCCTGCCCTGCACAGCGCAGCGCGTCCAGCTCCAGACTGCAGCACACAGCCTCCTCCACGCCGCAGCCCCGTGGAGCGCCTCCCCACAGCCGGCAGGACGACGGCAGCTGCTCGGGGGGGAGCTACCACACAGAACGCAGCGGGTACTTGGCTGATGGGCCAGCAAGTGACTCCAGTTCGGGGCCATGTCATGGCTCCTCCAGCGACTCGGTCCTCAACTGTACGGACGTTTCCCTGCAGGGGGTTTATGGCAGCTGGTCCACCTTCCGCAGCTCTCTAAGCAGTGACTACGATCCGTTTGTGTATTACGGGCCTGGTCCTGGGCGCGGGCCCCGCAGGAGCAGCCTAGAGGAAGGCGCCCAGGCCCGGCCCAGGTCTCTGGATTCTGTAGTGAACAAAGCGGGCTGCCCCGAGGAGCAGCCGCAGACTGTGTTCAGCCACATCCACTACCACCGCCACAGACACCACCACTACGAGGAGGGGGAGCACAGCCAGGGCCCAAGTAGAGGCTCGGACGAGGAGCAGGGGGCCCCCGCTGATGCAtctgcttctgctgctcctgTCCTGGACAAAGACTCGCCTGTGTGCCCCCCTAAGCACAGCCCCTGCCAGTGCCCGAAGCCAGAGCCCACAGACCGGTCCAGTCCCGGGGCGGAGTGTCAGGATCCTAGCAGCCTCACAGGGCCTCCAGTCCTGGTCGCCCCGATCCCCTTACAGCTCCAGCCCCACTGCTGCCACCAGGGACACGGACACCCTCCCGCTCCACTTGGGCGAGTGGGGGGCTGCGTGCACGACGGCCCCTCCGTTCGCTTCCACCAGAGCCTGGATCTGCAGGACGACCGCAGCATTCACATCCACTACGGTCAGGGGCCCGGtttctgctgctctcctcctgaGCTGCACCCCGCCTTGCTCCCCGTGCCCCTTATTCTGGACTCTGGGGGTATGGAGGAGTGGCCCTGCTATGCTGGGGCCCATGTTGTGTGGCAAAAGCGGGTGCAGCAGGCGCGCTCAGAGCCTCAGCTCTTGGGGCCCGGGGCCTCTATGGATAGGCCTCCCTGCAGGTTCCACCACAGTCCTGCTGCTGACTGTAACACAGACATTTGTTTGTACTGCCAAACTTTACACCACAATCAGG GATCAGAAGAGGAGTCCGGTGTGTGA